In a single window of the Candidatus Eisenbacteria bacterium genome:
- the tolB gene encoding Tol-Pal system beta propeller repeat protein TolB, translated as MRRALIVTILALLAAAPAAAQTEVWLGVTKYRTFRVPLVIRPFQGEGTLPAVLEETVRRDLSLSGFFEILAAGSADTIRARSAVGGAVEFREGTLEGWIHRMPGGQKIVTRRYEMSEGGPRDAAHRFADDVIYNLTGERGISRTRIAFVRSFGRHSDLYKVDWDGSNLSLILTNDSNNLTPEWAPDGRKLLYTSYTGGDADLYWLDLIDGAGGSVLTGPGVDSAPAWSPDGKRIAFMMTRGVNGDIYIMNRDGSGLRRLTYDGAIDTEPTWAPSGRQIAFVSDRSGSPQVYRMNDDGSDVTRITFEGTYNASPKWSPQGDRIAYVSREEGGFQIRVLDLQDGESYLLTFQSGNNEDPEWSPDGRHLVFSSTRTGRRRLYVMLADGSGVRLLVPGEGEDYSPSWSPRPDR; from the coding sequence ATGCGACGCGCGCTCATCGTTACCATTCTCGCGCTCCTGGCCGCGGCGCCCGCCGCCGCCCAAACCGAGGTCTGGCTCGGCGTCACCAAATACCGCACGTTCCGCGTTCCCCTGGTGATTCGCCCCTTTCAGGGGGAGGGAACCCTTCCCGCCGTGTTGGAGGAAACGGTCCGGCGGGACCTCTCCCTCTCCGGCTTCTTCGAGATTCTCGCCGCCGGGTCGGCGGACACGATCCGGGCACGCTCCGCCGTGGGGGGCGCGGTCGAGTTCCGCGAAGGGACGTTGGAGGGATGGATCCATCGGATGCCGGGGGGGCAGAAGATCGTCACGAGGCGCTACGAAATGAGCGAGGGAGGGCCGCGGGACGCGGCGCACCGTTTCGCCGACGACGTGATCTACAACCTGACCGGCGAGCGGGGGATCTCCCGCACCCGGATCGCTTTCGTCCGCTCCTTCGGAAGGCATTCCGACCTGTACAAGGTGGACTGGGACGGTTCCAACCTGAGCCTGATCCTGACCAACGATTCCAACAACCTGACGCCGGAGTGGGCGCCGGACGGGAGAAAGCTGCTTTACACCTCCTACACCGGCGGCGACGCCGATCTCTACTGGCTCGATCTGATCGACGGCGCCGGCGGATCGGTGCTCACCGGGCCGGGGGTGGACAGCGCCCCCGCCTGGTCGCCGGACGGGAAGAGGATCGCCTTCATGATGACCCGGGGGGTGAACGGCGATATCTATATCATGAACCGGGATGGAAGCGGCCTCCGGCGGCTCACGTATGACGGGGCGATCGACACCGAACCGACCTGGGCGCCGAGCGGGAGGCAGATCGCCTTCGTTTCGGATCGCTCCGGTTCGCCGCAGGTCTACCGGATGAACGACGACGGTTCCGACGTGACGAGGATCACCTTCGAGGGGACGTACAACGCCTCCCCCAAATGGTCTCCCCAGGGGGACCGGATCGCCTACGTTTCTCGCGAGGAAGGGGGGTTCCAGATCCGCGTCCTTGACCTGCAGGACGGAGAATCGTATCTTTTGACGTTTCAGAGCGGGAACAACGAGGATCCGGAGTGGTCCCCCGATGGCCGCCACCTCGTGTTCAGTTCCACGCGGACCGGGAGAAGAAGGTTGTACGTGATGCTGGCGGACGGCAGCGGCGTGCGCCTCCTCGTGCCGGGCGAGGGGGAGGATTATTCGCCGTCCTGGTCTCCCCGACCGGACCGCTGA
- a CDS encoding Gldg family protein: protein MRGSLGLLPLALLLAVLVTAADRFGPRFDWTAESEHTLAPRTVEVLRSLPEPVEATAFYRPEDPRTEPIRRLLDRCAASSPRFTFRVLDPDRNPGETKSLGVNVYGATVLRMGERRETIYNHGEKQLTAALLRLTGGESTIRFLVGQGEKEPGERSDGGLGGVSAVLEAEGFRVESLLLTAEEAVPGGTDEVIAAGPLRDPLPGVSDRLEAYVRGGGGLFLLLDPESGAGWNEFLGRFGLAAGSSVVVDRGSRLYGVDMQMPAAKDYDRHDATRGLRGASFFPRARPVGSVRSDDPSEVFQSLVRSGDESWAETDSALLTRGKAVFDEGVDEPGPVTIGGVFYEKGTTDGGVIVLFGDSDFASNRFRSLGANGDLFLAAARWIARRGGPLGADAGGGEDQPLLLTPRRAAALLWLCLILPPALFAAIGVVVVLRWRLRG from the coding sequence ATGCGCGGATCTCTCGGTCTCCTTCCGCTCGCTCTCCTTCTCGCCGTATTGGTGACGGCTGCGGACCGTTTCGGGCCTCGTTTCGATTGGACCGCCGAGTCCGAGCACACCCTCGCGCCCCGAACGGTCGAGGTACTCCGTTCCCTGCCGGAGCCCGTGGAGGCGACCGCCTTCTATCGCCCCGAGGACCCGCGCACCGAGCCGATCCGCCGTCTCCTGGACCGGTGCGCCGCGTCGTCTCCCCGGTTCACTTTCCGCGTACTCGACCCGGACCGGAATCCGGGAGAGACGAAAAGCCTGGGCGTGAACGTCTACGGCGCCACGGTGCTCCGGATGGGGGAGCGCCGGGAGACGATCTACAACCACGGCGAAAAGCAACTCACCGCGGCGCTTCTCCGCCTCACCGGCGGAGAGAGTACGATCCGCTTTCTCGTCGGTCAGGGGGAGAAGGAGCCGGGGGAGAGGAGCGATGGTGGACTCGGAGGCGTCTCCGCGGTTCTGGAGGCGGAGGGATTCCGCGTGGAGAGTCTTCTCCTCACCGCCGAGGAAGCGGTGCCGGGGGGAACCGACGAGGTGATCGCCGCCGGCCCGCTTCGTGATCCGCTTCCCGGAGTGTCGGACCGGCTCGAGGCGTACGTGCGCGGCGGCGGAGGCCTCTTCCTCCTTCTCGACCCGGAGAGCGGCGCGGGATGGAACGAATTCCTGGGGCGCTTCGGTCTCGCGGCGGGATCCTCGGTTGTGGTGGACAGAGGAAGCCGCCTCTACGGCGTGGACATGCAGATGCCGGCGGCGAAGGACTACGACCGTCACGACGCGACCCGCGGGCTCCGGGGGGCGAGCTTCTTTCCCCGCGCGCGGCCGGTGGGAAGCGTTCGGAGCGACGACCCGAGCGAGGTTTTCCAATCCTTGGTGCGGAGCGGCGACGAGTCGTGGGCGGAAACGGACTCGGCGCTTCTCACCCGGGGGAAGGCGGTCTTCGACGAGGGAGTGGACGAGCCGGGACCGGTGACGATCGGCGGCGTCTTCTACGAGAAGGGAACAACCGATGGGGGAGTGATCGTCCTCTTCGGCGATTCCGACTTCGCCTCCAACCGCTTCCGCTCCCTCGGCGCCAACGGCGATCTCTTCCTCGCCGCGGCGCGTTGGATCGCCCGGCGGGGCGGGCCCCTCGGCGCCGACGCCGGCGGCGGGGAGGACCAACCCCTTCTCCTCACGCCGCGCCGGGCCGCGGCGCTCCTCTGGCTCTGTCTGATCCTGCCGCCGGCGCTTTTCGCGGCGATCGGCGTGGTGGTCGTTTTACGGTGGAGGCTGCGGGGATGA
- a CDS encoding HU family DNA-binding protein gives MNKTELVKYVSRKTKLPEKEAWTAVDWTLDGIKRYTRTRQGVRLSGFGNFTCSAQKKERKYNPRTKRYSWTKPQKQVSFTPTKAYREWVK, from the coding sequence ATGAACAAGACCGAATTGGTGAAGTATGTGTCCCGCAAGACCAAGCTACCGGAGAAGGAAGCCTGGACCGCCGTCGACTGGACGCTCGACGGGATCAAGCGTTACACCCGCACCCGCCAGGGAGTCCGTCTGAGCGGCTTCGGGAACTTCACCTGCTCCGCGCAGAAGAAGGAGCGGAAATACAACCCCCGCACCAAACGCTACAGCTGGACCAAGCCGCAGAAGCAGGTCAGCTTCACCCCCACCAAAGCCTATCGGGAGTGGGTGAAGTAA
- a CDS encoding ABC transporter ATP-binding protein: MIVVEDLSKRFGAFHALRGVSFRVRAGEVVGFLGPNGAGKTTTLRILTGWLRPTAGRVRVAGHDPGDEGGEARRRIGYLPERVPLYPDMRVRGYLRFVAEMKGFSGREGERLASEALERCGADPVADRRTAAISHGFRQRVGLAQALLGDPDVLLLDEPTIGLDPEQAASFRALIRELAGERTILLSTHILTEAARLCGRVMILDEGELLAVDTPENLERALRGKGRTRVLFAGPMEDVRGALGRVPGVVAVEEGGREGEYHRVLLETDGSEKPGAFARAVLGAGGEPVELFRERMSLEEIYLRLTKED; encoded by the coding sequence GTGATCGTTGTGGAGGATCTTTCCAAGCGCTTCGGCGCCTTTCACGCCCTCCGGGGCGTTTCTTTTCGCGTCCGTGCCGGTGAGGTGGTCGGATTCCTCGGTCCCAACGGCGCGGGAAAGACCACCACGCTCCGGATCCTGACCGGTTGGCTCCGTCCCACCGCGGGACGGGTTCGCGTGGCGGGTCATGATCCGGGGGACGAGGGTGGGGAGGCGCGCCGCCGCATCGGCTACCTTCCCGAACGGGTTCCCCTCTACCCCGACATGCGCGTTCGCGGCTACCTGCGCTTCGTGGCGGAGATGAAGGGTTTCTCCGGACGGGAGGGGGAGCGCCTCGCGTCGGAGGCGCTGGAGAGATGCGGCGCGGACCCAGTGGCGGACCGCAGAACCGCGGCGATCTCCCACGGTTTCCGGCAGCGGGTCGGTCTCGCCCAGGCGCTTCTCGGCGACCCCGACGTGCTTCTCTTGGATGAGCCGACGATCGGTCTCGATCCGGAGCAGGCCGCCTCCTTCCGCGCCCTCATCCGCGAGCTGGCGGGGGAGAGGACGATCCTGCTCTCCACGCACATCCTCACCGAGGCGGCGCGGCTCTGCGGTCGCGTGATGATTCTGGACGAGGGGGAATTGTTGGCGGTCGACACGCCGGAGAACCTGGAGCGGGCGCTCCGGGGGAAAGGGAGGACGCGGGTTCTTTTCGCGGGGCCGATGGAGGATGTCCGCGGCGCTCTCGGACGGGTCCCCGGCGTGGTCGCAGTCGAGGAGGGGGGGCGCGAAGGAGAATACCATCGCGTTCTACTCGAGACGGACGGATCGGAAAAACCGGGCGCCTTCGCGCGGGCCGTCTTGGGCGCCGGCGGGGAGCCGGTCGAGCTGTTCCGGGAGCGGATGTCCCTGGAGGAGATCTACCTCCGGCTCACCAAGGAGGATTGA
- a CDS encoding MotA/TolQ/ExbB proton channel family protein has translation MILHAGPVAKIVLLVLFLFSVVSWAIILQKSFRFRVLARESARFWRRYEESDLRSAAERCLAPNGKGLPLRTLFRAGLREAFGGDGRGGVPIDRVRGGSLPRERVERIERAMERASLLEMEQLERHLPFLATTANVSPFFGLFGTVWGVMSSFLAMGVKGSASLAVVGPGIAEALITTVAGLAAAIPAVIAYNHFLGRLRSLSIDLDRFRSSLTDRLTEGGDDAVA, from the coding sequence ATGATCCTGCATGCGGGACCGGTGGCGAAGATTGTGCTGCTCGTTCTCTTCCTCTTCTCGGTCGTTTCCTGGGCGATCATTCTGCAGAAGTCCTTCCGCTTCCGTGTCCTCGCCCGCGAGTCGGCCCGTTTCTGGCGCCGCTACGAGGAGTCGGATCTCCGTTCCGCCGCGGAGCGCTGCCTCGCGCCGAACGGGAAGGGTCTTCCTCTGCGCACCCTCTTCCGCGCCGGTCTCCGGGAGGCTTTCGGCGGGGACGGCCGCGGGGGGGTCCCCATCGACCGGGTTCGAGGCGGGTCGCTCCCGCGCGAACGGGTGGAGAGGATCGAGAGGGCGATGGAACGCGCGTCCCTTCTGGAGATGGAGCAGCTGGAGCGCCATCTTCCCTTCCTCGCGACGACGGCGAACGTCTCCCCCTTCTTCGGCCTTTTCGGGACCGTTTGGGGGGTGATGAGTTCCTTCCTCGCCATGGGCGTCAAGGGATCGGCGAGCCTCGCCGTGGTCGGGCCCGGGATCGCCGAGGCGCTGATCACCACCGTGGCCGGCCTGGCCGCGGCGATTCCCGCGGTGATCGCCTACAACCATTTCCTCGGGCGGCTACGCTCGCTTTCCATCGACCTGGATCGTTTCCGGTCCTCTCTGACGGACCGGCTCACCGAGGGAGGGGACGATGCCGTCGCATGA
- a CDS encoding TonB C-terminal domain-containing protein translates to MRFRKGLGPFLVASLVLHAALSVLYVRAVSGARVPFPRTPVYRVSLVELPRPEPEPVPEPPKEERVQPEVKSVQPIKPEKVPEKPRPRKETKEEKPKPKEEAKPPAEEQRVQTKPASGGPVTVEAEDFLFSYYLALIENRVGGRWNPPRGMVTGGRKPVATVRFEILRDGHVRDARIQESSGIDFFDGAALRAVLDADPFPALPEGFTGDRLGVNFVFRLEE, encoded by the coding sequence GTGCGTTTCCGTAAAGGACTCGGTCCCTTTCTCGTCGCCAGCCTCGTGCTGCACGCGGCGCTCTCCGTCCTCTATGTCCGGGCGGTGAGCGGCGCGCGCGTCCCCTTTCCGCGGACGCCGGTCTACCGGGTCAGCCTGGTGGAACTTCCCCGTCCCGAACCGGAGCCCGTGCCGGAACCGCCCAAAGAAGAGAGGGTGCAACCGGAGGTGAAGTCGGTTCAGCCGATCAAACCGGAGAAGGTTCCCGAGAAACCTCGGCCCCGGAAGGAGACGAAGGAGGAGAAGCCGAAGCCGAAAGAGGAAGCGAAGCCGCCGGCCGAGGAGCAACGCGTCCAGACGAAACCCGCCTCGGGCGGGCCGGTGACGGTGGAGGCGGAGGATTTTCTCTTTTCCTATTATCTGGCGTTGATCGAGAACCGGGTCGGCGGACGCTGGAATCCTCCCCGCGGGATGGTCACGGGTGGACGGAAACCCGTCGCCACGGTCCGTTTCGAGATCCTGCGGGACGGACACGTGCGGGACGCCCGCATCCAGGAATCTTCGGGGATCGACTTTTTCGACGGCGCCGCGCTTCGGGCGGTGCTCGACGCGGACCCCTTCCCGGCCCTTCCGGAAGGTTTCACCGGTGACCGTTTGGGTGTGAATTTCGTTTTCCGCCTCGAAGAATGA
- the ybgF gene encoding tol-pal system protein YbgF encodes MRRRSGAAALAVFLPWLLAGCYGRQLVRGPITTEENAEALAEIQAEQARQEERIEGLEELLEEQNGLLRSIRAEDAVGREQIFARLDELETRFGENENRLDRVAGKVDRVTYQLSRGGAPAADGEAPDGDAAMIDPKALYDAAYLDLVRGNYAAAVSGFEAYLQAYPRSVLSDDARYWIGECRLAEGMPEEAAEHFLLVERDFPDSERVPAALLRLAACRIELGDRDEARKTLTRILDRFPRSVEAPLARERLGEIE; translated from the coding sequence ATGCGGAGGCGGAGCGGCGCGGCGGCGCTCGCGGTTTTTCTCCCCTGGCTCCTGGCCGGTTGCTACGGCCGCCAGTTGGTGAGGGGGCCGATCACGACCGAGGAGAACGCGGAAGCGCTCGCCGAGATTCAAGCGGAGCAGGCGCGCCAAGAAGAGAGAATCGAGGGTCTCGAGGAGCTGCTGGAGGAGCAGAACGGGCTTCTCCGTTCGATCCGAGCCGAGGACGCCGTCGGCAGGGAGCAGATCTTCGCCCGCCTGGACGAACTGGAGACCCGCTTCGGCGAGAACGAGAACCGACTCGATCGGGTGGCGGGGAAGGTGGACCGGGTCACCTACCAATTGTCGCGGGGGGGAGCCCCCGCCGCCGACGGGGAGGCGCCGGACGGCGACGCCGCGATGATCGACCCGAAGGCGCTTTACGACGCCGCCTATCTCGACCTGGTGCGCGGCAACTACGCCGCCGCCGTCTCCGGTTTCGAAGCGTACCTGCAGGCCTACCCACGGTCGGTGCTTTCCGACGACGCGCGCTACTGGATCGGCGAGTGCCGCCTCGCCGAGGGGATGCCCGAGGAGGCGGCGGAGCATTTCCTTCTCGTGGAAAGGGATTTTCCCGATTCGGAACGGGTCCCCGCCGCGCTACTCCGCCTCGCCGCCTGCCGGATCGAACTGGGAGACCGGGACGAGGCGCGTAAAACGCTGACGCGCATCCTGGACCGTTTCCCGCGATCCGTCGAGGCTCCCCTCGCCCGAGAGCGGTTGGGGGAGATCGAATAG
- the pal gene encoding peptidoglycan-associated lipoprotein Pal: MFRNTSFLKIIFALTILLLIASCGSKKELVPPEPVEKEQTAPVSQPDERDRQGVPAEKPDVDPDAPYVFQNVHFEFDKYRLTTDATRILNAHAEVLMRHPAWTVRIEGHCDERGTVEYNLALGEKRANAAKDFLVGYGVAASRVRTVSYGKERPIDAGHGEAAWAKNRRGEFHVTRTE; encoded by the coding sequence ATGTTCCGAAACACTTCCTTTCTGAAGATCATTTTCGCACTCACGATCCTCCTGTTGATCGCCTCCTGCGGATCGAAGAAGGAACTGGTTCCGCCGGAGCCGGTGGAGAAGGAGCAGACCGCGCCGGTTTCGCAGCCGGATGAACGCGATCGCCAGGGCGTTCCGGCCGAGAAGCCCGATGTCGATCCGGACGCGCCCTATGTTTTTCAGAACGTCCACTTCGAGTTCGATAAGTACCGTTTGACGACGGACGCGACCCGGATTCTGAACGCCCACGCCGAAGTGCTGATGCGCCATCCCGCCTGGACGGTTCGCATCGAGGGGCACTGCGACGAGCGGGGGACGGTCGAGTATAACCTCGCCCTCGGCGAGAAGCGCGCGAACGCGGCGAAGGACTTCCTGGTCGGCTACGGCGTGGCCGCTTCCCGCGTCCGCACCGTGAGCTACGGAAAGGAACGGCCGATCGACGCCGGGCACGGCGAAGCGGCCTGGGCGAAGAACCGGAGAGGCGAGTTCCACGTTACCCGAACGGAGTAG
- a CDS encoding ABC transporter permease, whose product MSRVRALARKESGDAFRSPVAYAVAAFFLLLSGFFFRNHATFYHLLSIRRGAAGAAPVDLRITPGILQPLYESISFLLILIVPLLTMRLLAEEKRNRSFELLLAYPVKIGEAVVGKFLGAFFFYVLLLLPTLAYPVFLARVAEVDPGAVAGAYLGLLLLGGAYLALGLFVSSLTESPIVAAAGTYGALLLAWTVGYAATLASPPVSQVMERLSFLHRFGRFTVGLVDTGDVVFFIAWIVIALAGTDRVLRSRRWRG is encoded by the coding sequence GTGTCACGGGTCCGCGCATTGGCGAGGAAAGAGTCGGGGGACGCCTTCCGCTCGCCCGTAGCCTATGCGGTGGCCGCCTTTTTCCTGCTCCTCTCGGGTTTCTTCTTCCGGAATCACGCCACCTTCTACCACCTGCTCTCGATCCGGCGGGGCGCCGCCGGCGCCGCGCCGGTGGATCTCCGGATCACGCCGGGAATCCTTCAGCCCCTTTACGAGAGCATCAGTTTCCTTTTGATCTTAATCGTTCCGCTCCTGACCATGCGTCTCTTGGCGGAGGAGAAGAGAAACCGTTCCTTCGAGCTGCTGCTCGCCTATCCGGTGAAGATCGGCGAGGCGGTGGTGGGAAAGTTTCTCGGCGCCTTTTTCTTTTACGTGTTGCTCCTCCTGCCGACGCTCGCCTATCCCGTCTTTCTCGCCCGGGTGGCGGAAGTGGACCCGGGCGCCGTCGCCGGCGCGTATCTGGGGCTCCTGCTTCTGGGGGGCGCCTATCTCGCGCTGGGTCTCTTCGTCTCCTCGTTGACCGAGAGCCCCATCGTCGCCGCGGCGGGGACCTACGGCGCGCTCCTTCTTGCCTGGACCGTCGGCTACGCCGCGACGCTGGCTTCCCCTCCTGTGTCGCAGGTCATGGAACGGCTCTCCTTCCTGCACCGTTTCGGGCGGTTCACCGTCGGCCTGGTCGACACGGGGGACGTGGTCTTTTTCATCGCCTGGATCGTGATCGCCTTGGCCGGAACCGATCGGGTCCTCCGGTCACGCCGGTGGAGGGGATAG
- a CDS encoding DUF4340 domain-containing protein: protein MKARSAATAAATILLLFLLIWLAAPILRVPRPGEEIDRLLPGFPAEPESLALSNDSLDAVLVPRDGSWMIIRPIKDWADSGEAHRILSLLEKAPVVRVVDPEPESGVPYGLEPPRATVRAGGRILRIGDGNPTGDGVYAAAAPSPAVLLAGKPFAEFPRIRLHHLRDRRPLHYPYRLVESLAFTRRGKTTTLLRVGKESWTVEEAGLRANERAAWRILAHLKDGRVHDWDRRGAYRAGDDPFTFQVRWAEGEASLTVGAAVPETALRTALASDREGTILLPRRLIDSLETWSGSFLDPLLFRGDLTGEETVEVEGPEGEFVIVREEKGWRLGGEGGRKADPSRTRAFLIALGRLKALRFLDPADAVAEGDRVLRVKTKSEEVTVERGVAGILVGRRAGERGALILEPNAAGVIGVGAEDLVSRLLFPEKIRGADKVRILFEGFTVEATREEGGWRLREPFPSAARPEAFETLLSRLAALRWVGRAPGERLDEPLVRIEAEGGGEKWTLRLGGRPLLNLAETDGTAGLLELPADASAWVPARLDHWRVSP from the coding sequence ATGAAAGCGCGCTCCGCCGCGACCGCCGCCGCGACCATCCTTCTCCTCTTCCTGCTCATTTGGCTCGCCGCGCCGATTCTGCGCGTCCCCCGTCCGGGGGAGGAGATCGACCGGCTTCTCCCCGGTTTTCCCGCCGAGCCCGAGAGCCTCGCGCTTTCCAATGATTCCCTCGACGCGGTGCTCGTTCCGCGTGACGGATCATGGATGATCATCCGCCCCATAAAGGATTGGGCCGACTCGGGGGAGGCGCACCGGATCCTTTCCCTTCTCGAGAAAGCCCCTGTGGTGCGTGTCGTCGACCCGGAACCCGAGTCCGGGGTCCCCTACGGCCTGGAACCTCCCCGCGCGACGGTGCGCGCCGGCGGCCGGATCCTCCGGATCGGCGACGGGAACCCGACCGGTGACGGCGTGTACGCCGCCGCTGCGCCGAGCCCGGCGGTTCTTCTGGCGGGGAAGCCCTTCGCCGAGTTCCCCCGGATCCGCCTGCATCACTTGCGGGATCGGCGGCCGCTCCACTACCCCTACCGGCTCGTCGAATCCCTCGCCTTCACCCGCCGCGGAAAGACCACGACGCTGCTTCGGGTCGGGAAGGAGAGCTGGACGGTGGAGGAGGCGGGGCTTCGGGCGAACGAGCGGGCGGCGTGGCGCATTCTGGCCCATCTGAAGGACGGCCGGGTTCACGATTGGGACCGGCGCGGGGCGTACCGGGCGGGTGACGATCCCTTCACCTTCCAAGTTCGTTGGGCGGAGGGGGAAGCGTCTCTGACCGTCGGGGCGGCCGTGCCGGAGACGGCGCTCCGGACCGCTCTCGCATCGGATCGAGAGGGGACGATCCTCCTCCCCCGCCGCCTGATCGACTCTCTGGAGACATGGTCCGGCTCGTTCCTCGACCCCCTGCTTTTCCGCGGGGATCTCACCGGGGAGGAGACCGTCGAAGTCGAGGGACCGGAGGGGGAATTCGTCATCGTTCGGGAGGAGAAGGGGTGGCGTCTCGGCGGCGAGGGCGGGCGCAAAGCGGACCCTTCGCGAACCCGCGCATTCCTGATCGCTCTCGGGCGGCTCAAGGCGCTTCGTTTCCTCGATCCGGCGGACGCCGTCGCGGAAGGGGACCGGGTCCTTCGCGTCAAAACGAAATCGGAGGAAGTCACCGTGGAGAGGGGCGTCGCCGGTATCCTCGTCGGTCGCCGCGCCGGCGAGCGGGGCGCGCTGATCCTGGAGCCGAACGCGGCGGGGGTGATCGGCGTCGGCGCGGAGGACCTCGTGAGCCGACTACTCTTCCCGGAGAAGATCCGCGGCGCCGACAAGGTGCGGATCCTGTTCGAGGGATTCACCGTCGAGGCGACTCGCGAGGAAGGAGGATGGAGGCTACGGGAACCTTTCCCGTCCGCGGCGCGGCCCGAGGCGTTCGAGACGCTTCTTTCCCGGCTCGCCGCGCTCCGTTGGGTCGGGCGCGCGCCGGGCGAACGGCTCGACGAACCCCTCGTCCGTATCGAAGCGGAAGGAGGGGGCGAGAAATGGACGCTCCGTCTCGGCGGGCGACCGCTGCTGAACCTCGCCGAAACGGATGGAACCGCGGGTCTCCTCGAACTCCCCGCGGACGCTTCCGCCTGGGTTCCCGCCCGGCTCGATCATTGGCGGGTTTCCCCCTAA
- a CDS encoding ExbD/TolR family protein has product MPSHDYRPLSQVNVTSLVDVTLVLLIVFMLAAPLLQEGVEVELPRAEVKGIEMSDAWILSVDREGNVFLNERKIPMDRLSAEIEGRIVASGAREVYVRGDARVPYGSVVRLIGMLKGAGIEHVGLVSQPEEPAGAFP; this is encoded by the coding sequence ATGCCGTCGCATGATTACCGTCCCCTCTCCCAGGTGAACGTGACCAGCCTGGTGGACGTCACCCTCGTGTTGCTCATCGTCTTCATGCTCGCCGCGCCTCTCCTGCAGGAGGGGGTCGAGGTGGAGCTTCCCCGCGCCGAGGTGAAGGGGATCGAGATGAGCGACGCCTGGATCCTGAGCGTCGACCGGGAGGGGAACGTCTTCCTGAATGAGAGGAAAATCCCCATGGACCGGCTCTCCGCCGAGATCGAGGGGCGGATCGTCGCTTCCGGCGCCCGGGAAGTGTACGTACGCGGCGACGCCCGCGTCCCCTATGGCTCGGTGGTCCGTCTGATCGGCATGCTGAAGGGGGCCGGTATCGAGCACGTGGGCTTGGTTTCCCAACCGGAGGAGCCCGCCGGTGCGTTTCCGTAA